The nucleotide window GATTTGTTGGTGGGGTAAAAGGAACTGTTATCGACCGTTTTGAAGCTGGTTTCACTGCTGGTGTAAAAGCTGTTAATCCTAACGCACAAATTGATGTGCAATATGCAAACGATTTCGCTAAAGCAGACAAAGGACAACAAATCGCTTCTTCCATGTATTCAAGTGGAGTTGACGTAATTTTCCATGCTGCTGGTGGTACTGGTAACGGTGTCTTTGCAGAAGCTAAAAACTTGAAGAAAAAAGATCCTAGCCGTGCTGTTTGGGTAATCGGTGTTGACCGTGACCAATGGGACGAAGGAAAAGTTACAGCAAACGATGGCAAAGATTACAATGTAACACTTACATCTGAAATCAAACGCGTTGATATCGCTGTTGATGACCTTGCAACTCGTGCTAAAGCTGGAGATTTCCCAGGCGGAACTAAAATTGAATACGGTCTTGATAAAGATGCTGTAGGGCTTTCTGAACATCAAGATAATATTTCAAAAGACGTTTTAGCTAAAGTAGAAGAATACAAACAAAAAATCGTTGATGGGGACATTAAAGTTCCAGAAAAACCTTGATTTTATAGTTATAAAAACTGAGTAATACGAACGAAGTAAAACCTTTTATGAAAGTCGGCATGGAACACGCCGACTTTCATAAAAAATTAATTTGTAAGCGTTTTAATTTGATAGGTAAACCCTTTTACTAAAAGAAAATAATCGGTATATTGGAATTTATGATTGCAATGAATGCCATTTAGAAATAAAATAAGGAGATGGCTTTTTTAATCGCTTAAAAATGCAAGGCAAGCTTTCGTACATAGATGGTATAATAAAACGTGTTTTTACAACATACCAAAGCATTTAAGCGAGGAAGTCATTGAACAACAAACGGATAAAAAACTCGGAACCTTCTTCGGGAGGAAGTACGGGGAGAGGCGGCGTCCTTCGAGAGAATCGCGCGTGTGGCTGTTTTTCCAGTTTGAACCAGACGACAAGGGGAGTGAAGAAGTGGACTTTGTTATTGAAATGTTAGGAATCAGGAAGGAATTCTCTGGATTTGTAGCAAATGATAACATTACCTTACAGTTAAAGCAGGGAGAAATTCATGCTTTGTTAGGTGAGAATGGCGCAGGGAAATCTACGCTAATGAATGTCTTGTTTGGTTTATATGAACCAGATGGTGGCGAAATTCGTGTTCGTGGTACGAAAGAAAATATTAATAGCCCGAACAAAGCGAATGAGCTTGGAATCGGAATGGTCCATCAGCATTTCATGTTAGTGGATAAATTCACGGTTGCAGAAAATATCATCCTTGGTAAAGAGCCAAGCAAATTCGGTGTTATCGAAAAGAAAAAAGCGATTGAAGAAATTAAAGAAATCTCTGATCGTTATGGCTTGCGAGTTGATCCAAATGCGGTTGTGCGCGATATTTCTATCGGTATGCAACAACGTGTGGAAATTCTAAAAACACTTTATCGTGGCGCAGACATCTTAATTTTTGATGAGCCAACAGCTGTTTTAACACCCCAAGAAATCAAAGAACTGATCCAAATTATGCGTTCTCTTATAAAAGAAGGCAAATCAATCATTTTAATTACACATAAACTAAAAGAAATCATGGATGTTTGTGATCGTGTAACTGTTATCCGCCGTGGTAAAGGCATGGGTACAGTAAACGTTCCAGAAACAACACCACAAGATTTGGCTAATTTAATGGTTGGCCGTGAAGTCGTCTTTACAACAGAAAAAATTGACGCAACTCCTGGAAAAGATGTTTTAGAAGTAAAAGATTTAGTTGTAAAAGAAAGTCGCGGAGTTGAAAGTGTTCGCGGACTTAATTTGACTGTCAGAGCTGGCGAAATCGTCGGAATAGCTGGAGTCGATGGTAATGGTCAAAGTGAACTTATTTCAGCGATTGCAGGCCTTTCTAAAGTAACTAGTGGTAGCATTCTTCTAAACGGCGAGCATATCGAAAACAAAAAACCCCGTAAAATTACGGAAGCTGGTTTAGGACATATTCCAGAAGACCGTCATAAACATGGTTTAGTTCTCGAAATGTCCCTAGGAGAAAATATTGCTTTACAAACATATTATAAAAAACCTATTTCTAGCAAAGGTTTCTTAAATCATAAAGCAATGTACGACTTTGCGCGTGAGTTAATTGAAGAATACGATGTTCGTGCAAGTAGCGAATACGTAGCAGCAAAATCACTTTCTGGTGGTAACCAACAAAAAGCGATTATTGCAAGGGAGATACACCGTAATCCAGATTTCTTAATTGCGGCTCAACCAACACGTGGACTAGATGTTGGTGCAATTGAATTCATTCATAGACGCTTGATTGAACAACGAGATAACGGAAAAGCTGTATTACTTATGTCGTTCGAATTAGATGAAATCATGAATGTGAGTGACCGTATCGCGGTTATTTACGAAGGGAAAATCGTTGCTATTGTTGATCCGAAAGAAACAACGGAGCAAGAACTTGGCCTAATGATGGCTGGTTCATCCAAACAGGAAGCGGAAATGGGGGAGAAAGAGCATGTCTAAACGACTACAAGCATTAGTTATCCCAGTTACAGCCGTTATCCTTGGACTTATCTGCGGTGCGATTATCATGCTTATTTTTGGATATGACCCAATTGCAGGTTACTCAGCACTTGTAGAAGGTGTTATCGGAGAACCTTTCTACATCGGTGAAACTATTCGCCAAGCTACACCATACATTTTAGTTGGTCTATCTGTTGCTGTTGCTTTTAAAGCCGGACTTTTCAATATCGGTGCAGAAGGTCAAATGCTTATGGGGTGGTTAGGTTCAATCATCATCGCAGTAAACTTTGATGGTTTGACAAAATGGATTCATTTACCACTTGCGATTATCACTGGTATGGTTTTCGGTGCGATTTGGGCATTTATTCCAGGTATTTTAAAAGCAACTTTACGTGTAAATGAAGTTATTGTAACGATCATGCTTAACTACACAGCACTTTATATTTTCAACTATGTTGTACAAAACTTACTTACAGATGGTTTAGATAAAACGCAAGAAGTTCATGCGTCTGCGTCTTTACAATCTGAATTATTACAATCACTTACAGATTATTCATCGCTACATTGGGGAATATTGATTGCCCTTGGTTTTGCACTTATTATTTGGTTAATGTTAAACAAAACTACTTTCGGTTATGAAATCGAAGCAGTTGGATTTAACGAAAATGCATCGCAATATGCCGGTATGAGTGTTAAGAAAACAATTATCTTTTCCATGGTTATTGCCGGAGCGCTTGCTGGTCTTGGTGGCGTAATGGAAGGCCTTGGAACATATGGAACGGCTTATGTACTAACTTCTTCTCCAGGAATTGGTTTTGACGGTATCGCCGTTGCCTTACTCGGAGGAAGTTCTCCAATTGGGATTGTCTTCTCTGCCATCTTGTTCGGAGCTCTAAAAGTCGGAGCACTAAACATGCCAGCAGTCGCAGGCGTTCCAAACGAATTAGTCAATGTAATTATCGCTCTGATTATCTTCTTTGTGGCATCCAGCTACATTATCCGCTGGGCGATGGCAAAATTTAAGAAGGGGGCGAAAGCAGAATGACAGCCATTTTAGCGACAATTGTTTCTAGTACACTGCTTATGGCAGGCCCACTAATTTTTACTGCTCTCGGGGGCGTTTATTCAGAACGAGGCGGTGTGGTCAATATTGGACTAGAAGGTATGATGGTAATGGGAGCATTCTCGGCTATCGTCTTCAACCTTACTTTCCAAGATACTTTTGGCAATTTAACTCCTTGGATATCACTTATCGCGGCGATGGTCGTTGGGGGATTATTCTCTCTTGTACACGCCGTTGCAACTATTAATTTCCGCGCTGACCACGTAATCAGTGGTGTAGCGATTAACTTTTTAGCAACTGGTCTATCTTTATTCCTTGTAAAAGTAATTTACGATAAAGGCCAAACAGATCAAATTAAGTACTACTTTGGTAAACCGGATATTCCTGTTTTGAGTGATATTCCAGTCATTGGTGAAATTTTCTTCAAAAACATTCCGGTAATGAGTTATGTGGCGATTATTTTCGCTATCGTATCTTGGTTTATTATTTACAAAACACGCTTTGGTCTTCGTCTTCGTTCTGTAGGGGAACATCCACTTGCAGCAGACACAATGGGAATCAAAGTTCGTTGGATGAGATACCAAGGTGTTATCATTTCTGGTATTCTTGGTGGTCTAGGTGGCGCGGTTTACGCCCAATCCTTTACACTTGATTTCGGACATGCAACTATTTCCGGTCAAGGTTATATGGCCCTTGCAGCGATGATTTTTGGTAAATGGAATCCGCTTGGAGCGATGGGAGCAGCGATTTTCTTCGGTTTTGCGCAATGTTTGGCAATTACCGGTGGATCACTACCCTTCTTCAAAGACATTCCAGACGTTTACTTACAAATTGCGCCTTATGTATTAACAATCCTTGCGCTTGTTGGCTTTATCGGTAAATCCGAAGCGCCAAAAGCAGACGGTGTGAACTACATTAAAGGTAAATAATACGAGCAAACAGTCTAGATTAAATTCTAGGCTGTTTTTTTATGCTAGAAAATTGTGTGTCACAACAACTTACGATACAATAGGAAAGTGAGATCATTGCTTGAAAGGAGCATTATAATGACAGACAAAATATTTCAAGAAAAAGTTGGCCCAGTTGCCCTGACAATTGTTCCAACCCAAAAATATAAATCCAATAAGATTGTTTTTAAATTTCGCGCTCCATTAGAAAGAGAAACAGTAACTAAACGGGCTTTGCTTTCGATTTTATTAGAAACAAACAGTAAAAAATATCCAACTCAAACGGATTTTAGAAAACAATTAGCAAACCTTTATGGTGCCAATTTTTATACAACAACTGCCAAAAAAGGCAATGAACATGTACTGACCGTTATTTTCGATATGATTGACGGACAATATGTATCTGATGGCAATCATATTTTAGAAGACGCTTTTGCTTTTATAGAAGAAGCATTATTCCACCCAAACGTGGCAAATGGCGCGTTCAATGAAGAAACACTTGCTCGTGAAAAAGAGAATTTAAAAAGTAGTTTAGAAGGCATTTACGATGATAAAATTCGTTTTGCATCTAAACGTTTAATAGAGGAAATGTTCCGAGATGATGCGTTTCGCTTTGGTTCAGCGGGCATCTTAGAAGATATTGATGCTATCACAGCAAAAGATTTATACGAATACTATTTACAATTTATCGCAGAAGATACGGTCGAAATATTCATTTGTGGAGATGTAACAAAAGAAGAAGTAATGCCGCTTATCGAAAAAATGGCTTTTGCCCCGCGTGCTGACCGTAAAGGTGTTTTTTATACAAAAGAAGCGCCAAAAGAAGTACGTGTCATTCATGAACAACAAGCGATTAACCAAGGGAAACTTGTGCTTGGTTATCAAACCGATACATTGTTCGGAGATGAAGATTTCGTTGCGCTACAACTTGCTAACGGTCTTCTTGGCGGATTTGCAAATTCCAAAATATTCATCAATGTGCGTGAAAAAGCGAGCCTAGCTTATTACGCCTCTAGCCGAATTGATTCTTTCAAAGGTTATATGGTTATTTCAGCCGGAATTGATGAAGTGAATTACGAACAAGCATTGTCCATCATTGAAGAACAAGTCGTTGCAATGAAACAAGGCGATTTTACAGAAGATGAGTTGAATCAAACAAAAGAAATGCTTATTAACCAATTGCTTGAAACAAATGACCAGGCACAAGGCCTAATCGAGCTCGTGTATAACAATGTTTTACGTGAAGCGAACTTAGACCTAGAAAATTGGATTGCCAAAATTAAACAAGCAACGAAAGAAGAAGTCGTTGCTGCTATTAATAAAATTAAACCAGACACCATTTATTTCTTGAGCAAGGGAGGAGAAGAACTTCATGGAAAAAATAACATTTGAGCAAGTAAAAGAAGCTGTATATCATGAGAAAATGGCCAATGGCTTACAAGTCTATCTTCTTCCAAAACAAGGATTTAGTAAGACCTATGCCGTATTCACCACAAACTACGGGGCAATCGATAATAACTTCGTCCCAATTGGCGAAACGGAATTCACGAAAGTTCCGGACGGCATTGCCCATTTCTTAGAGCATAAAATGTTTGAAAAAGAAGACGGCGATGTATTCTTTAAATTTGGCGAAAAAGGCGCGTTCACTAATGCGTTCACCTCTTTTACAAAAACAGCTTATCTTTTCTCAAGTACTTCTCGCGTAGAAGAAAACTTGGAAACGTTAATTGACTTTGTACAAGAGCCATATTTCACTGAAGAAACTGTGGAAAAAGAAAAAGGCATTATCGGCCAAGAAATCAGAATGTACGATGACGATCCTGATTTCCGCGCTTATTTTGGCGTAATCGAAAACATGTACCATAATCACCCAGTAAAAATTGACATCGCTGGAACGGTCGAATCCATCGCAGAAATTAACAAAGATTTACTATACCTTTGTTATAACACGTTCTATCATCCGAGCAATATGGTACTTTTTGTTGTAGGGAACTTAGAGCCTGAACAAATGATGAATCAAATTCGCGCCAATCAAGCGAAAAAAGAATTTGCTGAAGCGGCGCCAATCAAACGTCATTTCCCAGAAGAACCGAAAACCGTTGCTGTAAAAGAACGTAAAATCCATTTCCCAGTTCAAATCGCTAAAAATTTAGTGGGGATTAAAGAAGATATTGGTTCTCTAGAAGGACAAGCAGCATTAAAACAAGAAATTATCGGTGATGTTGCATTAGAAATGCTATTCGGTACAACATCCGACACATACTTGAAGTTATATAACGAAGGAATTATTGATGATACTTTCGGCTATGATTATACGCTCCAAGATAGTTTTTCGTTCGTTTTAGTTGGCGGAGACGCAAAAGACCCGGACAAGCAAACTGCTAAAATTAAAGAAGCTATCCAAGCGGCAGCTAAAAGTGGTTTAGACGAAGCCGATTTAGCTCTCGTTAAACGTAAACGCATCGGTCAATTTTTACGCTCGCTGAATTCACCAGAGTTTATCGCTAACCAATTTAGTCAATACGTTATGAAATCAGCTTCTCTATTTGATATTTTACCTTTAATGGAAAATGTAACTTTAGAAGAAGTAAATAGTTTCGTTAAAAACTTGGATCAAGAAGAGCGAACAACGAGTTTCCAATTGCTTCCGGAGCAATAAACAAATTTATGTCTTTTTTTAGTATAATAAATGGCATAAATTCCTGAGTCATGCTATCATAAAAGAAATAGACTGGAAAGGGTTGCCTTTTTTTGGATAAAGAGATAAAATATGCTTTTGTAACTGGAGCTAGCGGAGAGATTGGACAAGCGATTTGTTTATCACTTGCGAAAGCTGGCTGGAACTTGTATCTTCACTATTATCAAAATAAAGAGGCAGTAGAAAAATTATTGCCACAATTACAAGCGGAAGAAGTAGATGTTATGCTTATTCAAGCTGATTTTGATGATTTGACAAGTTTAACCAAAATGGAGAAGCAAGTTTTTCAAGTAGACGCATTTATTCATGCAGCAGGGCACGCCCACTATAGTTTATTCCAGGATACTACAGACACCAACATAGCTGAATTATGGAACGTTCATATGTTCATGCCAATGAGATTAATTCGTACTTTTATGCCAAAACTAATGAAAAGTAACCAAGGTAGAATTATTTTCATTAGTTCCATATGGGGAGAAATTGGTGCGTCAATGGAAGTAGCGTATTCAACTGTAAAAGGTGCGCAAATAGCCTTTTGCCGGGCGCTAAGCCAAGAAGTTGGCCTTTCTGGTATAACGGTTAATGCGGTTACGCCAGGAGTTGTCGAAACAAAAATGATGGATCAATTTTCAGACGATGAAAAAGAAATACTTCGTCAAGAAATCCCTTTAAAACGTTTTGCAAAACCCGAAGAAATTGCAGAAACTGTAGAATTTTTAACAAGTAGAAAAGCAAGCTATATCACTGGAGAAGTTTTGCGCTTAAATGGCGGTTGGCTTATGTAATTTTTAGCAAAAAAATGGAAATTTGAAATTAGTAATGGTAGGTGTTTAATTTTGACAGAACTCGGTGATAAACTGAAACAAGCTAGACGTGAAAAAGGACTCAGTTTAGACGACTTGCAACAAATAACGAAAATTCAAAAACGTTATTTAGTAGCGATTGAAGAAGGAAATTATGCTGTAATGCCTGGTAAATTTTATGCAAGGGCATTTATTAAACAATATGCAGAGGCAGTTGGGCTAGATAGCGCAACACTTTTCAATGAGTTTGAAAGCGAAGTTCCTGAAACACCGCAACAAGAAGTAGTTAATAATGAGCCAACACGAGTACAAAGTAAAAGAAATCCAATGCCTGCGCAATCTGTAGGCAATCAATCTAACACGCGTAATCGTTTCTTTGATATTTTACCAAAAATCCTTATCGCTTTATTTATTGTGTTTATTCTTTTCATCGTGTGGTTCTTCTTGCTTAATAAACAAGATAACTCCACAGAAAAAGTGAAAACAGACACAAGTAATCCTACTGTAAAAGTAGAAGATTCAACTAAAAGCGAGGACAAAAGCAAGGATACAGAGAAAAAAGATACGACATCAGACGAAGATAAATCAACAGATACAACGGACAAAGCGGAAGATACATCCAAAGAAGTAGAAGTGACTAAAGGAGAAACATCTGGTAATGCCACTACGTACACAGTGAAAAATACCGATAAAATGACCTTATCACTTAGCGCAACGGGTGATTCATGGATCGGCGTGTCAGATGCAAATGGCAGCACGATTCAAAACATAACGCTATCAACACAAAATCCGTCAACTGAAATTGATTTAGGTGATAATAAGACAGTTTCTATTGTTATTGGGAATTCTCCTGTTACAACCGTGAAAATCAATGGTAAACAGCTGGAACTTGCTCCTGACCTTGTTAAACAAGTATTAACAATTAATTTAGAAGCAAGCGATACTACTAGCTCGGATGCTGAATAATTTGTTTTATATGGCGAAATCTGCTCATTAGATTTCGCCAACATTTTTTATAATTACATACTTTTTAAATGTAAAAAAGGAGAGAAAAAGATGAATTTACCAAATAAATTGACGGTCATCCGTATTTTTATGATACCAATTTTTGTCATTCTTTGTGTAGTACCATTTGACTGGGGAAGCGTTACTTGGCTTGATTCGACTATTCCGGTTACAAGTTTAGTGGCAACGATTATTTTTATCGTGGCGGCCCTTACAGACTGGTTTGACGGACATTTAGCACGTAAGTATAACTTAATTACTAACTTTGGGAAGTTTGCAGATCCAATGGCAGACAAACTACTTGTAGCAGCGGCATTTATTATTCTTGTAGAAATGCATATTGCTCCATCATGGGTAGTCATTTTGATTATTAGCCGTGAACTTGCTGTTACTGGTTTACGTTTACTATTAGTTGAAGGCGGCGAAGTACTTGCAGCTGGTCAACTTGGGAAAATTAAAACATTCACACAAATGATTGCTATCCCACTTATGTTATTAAATAATTTCCCATTTGCTTGGACAGGCATTCGTATAGATTTAGTTTTCTTATATGTATGTGCATTCTTTGCAGTATGGTCCGGAATCGATTACTTCTACAAAAACCGTGGTGTATTCAAAGGTTCAATGTAATAAATAAAAAAAGCATACCGATGTGTGCTTTTTTTCTATACAAAAAGATAGAATGGGGATGAAAGATAATGGCAAGTGCAGAGATTATTGCGGTAGGTACAGAGTTATTGCTTGGACAAATTGTGAATTCTAATGCTGCGTTCATTTCACAAGAATTAGCAGCTGACGGAATATATGTCTATCATCATACGGTGGTTGGAGATAATCCTGCCCGTTTGAAAGAAGTTATTGAGATTGCGGAAAAACGCAGCGATATTTTAATTTTTACTGGCGGATTAGGCCCAACAGAGGACGATATTACAAAACAAATTTTGGCAGCTCACTTACAAAAACAATTAGTAGAAGATGAGTATCACATGCATAAAATTAACGAATATTTTGCTTCAAGAAATAAAACGATGACAGAAAACAACAAATTGCAAGCGGTGATTATTGAAGGCTCTATTGTTTTAAATAATGACTTTGGTTTTGCGGCTGGAATGTATTTAAAAGAAAATCAGCATACCTATATTTTGCTTCCGGGACCACCGTCTGAAATGAAGCCGATGTTTACGAGTTATGCAAATCCACTTCTTTTAAGCGAAAGCGGCGATCAAAATATTTTAGAATCTAAAATCATGCGCTTTTTCGGTATTGGAGAATCTCAGTTGGCAGCCGATTTAAACGATTTAATTATCACGCAAGTCAACCCAACTATTGCTACTTATGCTGGGGATAATGAAGTAGTTGTCCGAATTACGGCAACGGCTAAAACTAAAGAAGAAGCAAGCGCGCTTGTTAATGAAACAGAACAAGAAATATTGCGCCGCGATGGTACTTTTTTATATGGTTACGGAGAAGTTTCTTTGTCAGAACTAGTGACGGCAATGCTATTAGAAAAAGAGCTAACAATCTCTGCAGCTGAAAGTTTTA belongs to Listeria swaminathanii and includes:
- a CDS encoding BMP family lipoprotein → MKKRTFALALSMIIASGVILGACGSSSDDKKSSSDKSSKDFTVAMVTDTGGVDDRSFNQSAWEGLQKFGKANDMEKGTDGYNYLQSASEADYKTNLNTAVRSDYDLIYGIGYKLKDAIEEVSKQKPKNQFAIVDDTIDDRDNVVSIGFKDNDGSYLVGVVAGLTTKTNKVGFVGGVKGTVIDRFEAGFTAGVKAVNPNAQIDVQYANDFAKADKGQQIASSMYSSGVDVIFHAAGGTGNGVFAEAKNLKKKDPSRAVWVIGVDRDQWDEGKVTANDGKDYNVTLTSEIKRVDIAVDDLATRAKAGDFPGGTKIEYGLDKDAVGLSEHQDNISKDVLAKVEEYKQKIVDGDIKVPEKP
- a CDS encoding ABC transporter ATP-binding protein; this translates as MDFVIEMLGIRKEFSGFVANDNITLQLKQGEIHALLGENGAGKSTLMNVLFGLYEPDGGEIRVRGTKENINSPNKANELGIGMVHQHFMLVDKFTVAENIILGKEPSKFGVIEKKKAIEEIKEISDRYGLRVDPNAVVRDISIGMQQRVEILKTLYRGADILIFDEPTAVLTPQEIKELIQIMRSLIKEGKSIILITHKLKEIMDVCDRVTVIRRGKGMGTVNVPETTPQDLANLMVGREVVFTTEKIDATPGKDVLEVKDLVVKESRGVESVRGLNLTVRAGEIVGIAGVDGNGQSELISAIAGLSKVTSGSILLNGEHIENKKPRKITEAGLGHIPEDRHKHGLVLEMSLGENIALQTYYKKPISSKGFLNHKAMYDFARELIEEYDVRASSEYVAAKSLSGGNQQKAIIAREIHRNPDFLIAAQPTRGLDVGAIEFIHRRLIEQRDNGKAVLLMSFELDEIMNVSDRIAVIYEGKIVAIVDPKETTEQELGLMMAGSSKQEAEMGEKEHV
- a CDS encoding ABC transporter permease — its product is MSKRLQALVIPVTAVILGLICGAIIMLIFGYDPIAGYSALVEGVIGEPFYIGETIRQATPYILVGLSVAVAFKAGLFNIGAEGQMLMGWLGSIIIAVNFDGLTKWIHLPLAIITGMVFGAIWAFIPGILKATLRVNEVIVTIMLNYTALYIFNYVVQNLLTDGLDKTQEVHASASLQSELLQSLTDYSSLHWGILIALGFALIIWLMLNKTTFGYEIEAVGFNENASQYAGMSVKKTIIFSMVIAGALAGLGGVMEGLGTYGTAYVLTSSPGIGFDGIAVALLGGSSPIGIVFSAILFGALKVGALNMPAVAGVPNELVNVIIALIIFFVASSYIIRWAMAKFKKGAKAE
- a CDS encoding ABC transporter permease, which encodes MTAILATIVSSTLLMAGPLIFTALGGVYSERGGVVNIGLEGMMVMGAFSAIVFNLTFQDTFGNLTPWISLIAAMVVGGLFSLVHAVATINFRADHVISGVAINFLATGLSLFLVKVIYDKGQTDQIKYYFGKPDIPVLSDIPVIGEIFFKNIPVMSYVAIIFAIVSWFIIYKTRFGLRLRSVGEHPLAADTMGIKVRWMRYQGVIISGILGGLGGAVYAQSFTLDFGHATISGQGYMALAAMIFGKWNPLGAMGAAIFFGFAQCLAITGGSLPFFKDIPDVYLQIAPYVLTILALVGFIGKSEAPKADGVNYIKGK
- the yfmF gene encoding EF-P 5-aminopentanol modification-associated protein YfmF, giving the protein MTDKIFQEKVGPVALTIVPTQKYKSNKIVFKFRAPLERETVTKRALLSILLETNSKKYPTQTDFRKQLANLYGANFYTTTAKKGNEHVLTVIFDMIDGQYVSDGNHILEDAFAFIEEALFHPNVANGAFNEETLAREKENLKSSLEGIYDDKIRFASKRLIEEMFRDDAFRFGSAGILEDIDAITAKDLYEYYLQFIAEDTVEIFICGDVTKEEVMPLIEKMAFAPRADRKGVFYTKEAPKEVRVIHEQQAINQGKLVLGYQTDTLFGDEDFVALQLANGLLGGFANSKIFINVREKASLAYYASSRIDSFKGYMVISAGIDEVNYEQALSIIEEQVVAMKQGDFTEDELNQTKEMLINQLLETNDQAQGLIELVYNNVLREANLDLENWIAKIKQATKEEVVAAINKIKPDTIYFLSKGGEELHGKNNI
- the yfmH gene encoding EF-P 5-aminopentanol modification-associated protein YfmH, translated to MEKITFEQVKEAVYHEKMANGLQVYLLPKQGFSKTYAVFTTNYGAIDNNFVPIGETEFTKVPDGIAHFLEHKMFEKEDGDVFFKFGEKGAFTNAFTSFTKTAYLFSSTSRVEENLETLIDFVQEPYFTEETVEKEKGIIGQEIRMYDDDPDFRAYFGVIENMYHNHPVKIDIAGTVESIAEINKDLLYLCYNTFYHPSNMVLFVVGNLEPEQMMNQIRANQAKKEFAEAAPIKRHFPEEPKTVAVKERKIHFPVQIAKNLVGIKEDIGSLEGQAALKQEIIGDVALEMLFGTTSDTYLKLYNEGIIDDTFGYDYTLQDSFSFVLVGGDAKDPDKQTAKIKEAIQAAAKSGLDEADLALVKRKRIGQFLRSLNSPEFIANQFSQYVMKSASLFDILPLMENVTLEEVNSFVKNLDQEERTTSFQLLPEQ
- the ymfI gene encoding elongation factor P 5-aminopentanone reductase; the protein is MDKEIKYAFVTGASGEIGQAICLSLAKAGWNLYLHYYQNKEAVEKLLPQLQAEEVDVMLIQADFDDLTSLTKMEKQVFQVDAFIHAAGHAHYSLFQDTTDTNIAELWNVHMFMPMRLIRTFMPKLMKSNQGRIIFISSIWGEIGASMEVAYSTVKGAQIAFCRALSQEVGLSGITVNAVTPGVVETKMMDQFSDDEKEILRQEIPLKRFAKPEEIAETVEFLTSRKASYITGEVLRLNGGWLM
- a CDS encoding helix-turn-helix domain-containing protein, which produces MTELGDKLKQARREKGLSLDDLQQITKIQKRYLVAIEEGNYAVMPGKFYARAFIKQYAEAVGLDSATLFNEFESEVPETPQQEVVNNEPTRVQSKRNPMPAQSVGNQSNTRNRFFDILPKILIALFIVFILFIVWFFLLNKQDNSTEKVKTDTSNPTVKVEDSTKSEDKSKDTEKKDTTSDEDKSTDTTDKAEDTSKEVEVTKGETSGNATTYTVKNTDKMTLSLSATGDSWIGVSDANGSTIQNITLSTQNPSTEIDLGDNKTVSIVIGNSPVTTVKINGKQLELAPDLVKQVLTINLEASDTTSSDAE
- the pgsA gene encoding CDP-diacylglycerol--glycerol-3-phosphate 3-phosphatidyltransferase, whose protein sequence is MNLPNKLTVIRIFMIPIFVILCVVPFDWGSVTWLDSTIPVTSLVATIIFIVAALTDWFDGHLARKYNLITNFGKFADPMADKLLVAAAFIILVEMHIAPSWVVILIISRELAVTGLRLLLVEGGEVLAAGQLGKIKTFTQMIAIPLMLLNNFPFAWTGIRIDLVFLYVCAFFAVWSGIDYFYKNRGVFKGSM
- a CDS encoding competence/damage-inducible protein A, whose translation is MASAEIIAVGTELLLGQIVNSNAAFISQELAADGIYVYHHTVVGDNPARLKEVIEIAEKRSDILIFTGGLGPTEDDITKQILAAHLQKQLVEDEYHMHKINEYFASRNKTMTENNKLQAVIIEGSIVLNNDFGFAAGMYLKENQHTYILLPGPPSEMKPMFTSYANPLLLSESGDQNILESKIMRFFGIGESQLAADLNDLIITQVNPTIATYAGDNEVVVRITATAKTKEEASALVNETEQEILRRDGTFLYGYGEVSLSELVTAMLLEKELTISAAESFTAGLFQAEVAHFPGISKIFKGGMVTYSEETKQSILQVSPQVIKEKGVVSAECAKEMAENVSRLCNTDIGISFTGVAGPDSLEGHPAGTIWIGLSIKGHDTEAFQFVYGRDRNHNRRRAVKQGFQLIKQFLDTNR